In Mastigocladopsis repens PCC 10914, a single window of DNA contains:
- the bchB gene encoding ferredoxin:protochlorophyllide reductase (ATP-dependent) subunit B — MKLAYWMYAGPAHIGTLRVASSFKNVHAIMHAPLGDDYFNVMRSMLERERNFTPVTTSVVDRNVLARGSQEKVVDNITRKDAEERPDLIVLTPTCTSSILQEDLHNFVERAQLEAKGDVMLADVNHYRFNELQAADRTLQQIVQYYIEKARKKGELPENKTEKPSVNIIGSSTLGFHNQHDCTELKRLMADLGIEVNTVIPEGASVHELKKMPRAWFNLVPYRELGLMAARYLEEQFGTPYVDITPMGVVETARCIRKIQQVINGQGADADYEEYINEQTLYVSQAAWFSRSIDCQNLTGKKAVVFGDNTHAAAMTKILAREMGIHVVWAGTYCKYDADWFREQVSEYCDEVLITEDHGAIGDAIARVEPSAIFGTQMERHVGKRLDIPCGVIAAPIHIQNFPIGYKPFMGYEGTNQIADLVYNSFTLGMEDHLLEIFGGHDTKEVITKGISADSDLAWAKDAQAELNKIPGFVRGKVKRNTEKFARERNVSVITVEVMYAAKESVGA, encoded by the coding sequence ATGAAATTGGCTTACTGGATGTATGCTGGTCCCGCCCACATTGGCACTCTCCGGGTTGCCAGTTCCTTTAAAAATGTCCATGCCATCATGCACGCGCCCTTGGGGGATGATTACTTCAACGTCATGCGTTCTATGTTAGAGCGGGAAAGGAACTTCACCCCGGTGACAACCAGTGTCGTTGACCGCAACGTTTTGGCACGCGGCTCCCAAGAGAAGGTGGTAGACAACATCACCCGCAAAGACGCCGAGGAACGCCCAGACCTGATTGTGTTAACTCCCACCTGCACTTCCAGCATTCTCCAAGAAGACCTGCATAACTTTGTAGAACGGGCGCAGCTGGAAGCGAAAGGAGACGTGATGCTAGCGGACGTGAACCACTACCGTTTCAACGAACTGCAAGCTGCCGATCGCACTCTGCAACAAATCGTCCAATACTACATCGAGAAAGCCCGCAAGAAGGGCGAACTGCCCGAAAATAAAACAGAAAAGCCCTCCGTTAACATCATTGGTAGTTCCACCCTTGGTTTCCACAACCAGCACGACTGCACCGAACTGAAGCGGCTGATGGCTGATTTGGGGATTGAGGTGAATACCGTAATTCCCGAAGGTGCTTCGGTTCACGAGTTGAAGAAGATGCCCAGAGCTTGGTTTAACTTGGTGCCTTACCGTGAACTCGGCTTAATGGCAGCTCGTTACCTGGAAGAACAATTTGGAACCCCCTACGTAGACATTACGCCGATGGGTGTTGTAGAAACTGCTCGTTGCATCCGTAAAATTCAGCAGGTGATTAACGGTCAAGGTGCGGATGCTGATTACGAAGAATACATCAATGAGCAAACCCTGTATGTCTCTCAGGCTGCTTGGTTCTCCCGTTCCATTGACTGTCAAAACTTGACCGGTAAAAAAGCTGTGGTTTTTGGTGACAACACCCATGCTGCTGCTATGACCAAGATTCTGGCACGGGAAATGGGCATTCACGTTGTTTGGGCTGGAACCTACTGCAAATACGATGCAGACTGGTTCCGCGAACAAGTCAGCGAGTACTGCGATGAAGTGCTAATCACCGAAGATCATGGTGCAATTGGGGATGCGATCGCCCGCGTTGAACCCTCCGCCATCTTCGGTACCCAAATGGAACGCCACGTTGGTAAGCGCCTGGATATCCCCTGCGGTGTGATTGCTGCACCGATTCACATCCAGAACTTCCCCATTGGTTACAAGCCATTCATGGGTTACGAAGGGACAAATCAAATTGCAGATTTGGTTTACAATTCCTTCACCCTAGGAATGGAAGACCATCTCTTGGAAATCTTCGGCGGACACGACACCAAGGAAGTGATTACCAAGGGCATTTCTGCTGATTCTGATTTGGCATGGGCCAAGGATGCTCAGGCAGAATTGAATAAGATTCCTGGCTTTGTGCGTGGTAAAGTCAAGCGCAACACCGAGAAATTCGCTCGTGAGCGGAATGTGAGTGTCATCACTGTGGAAGTGATGTACGCTGCTAAGGAATCTGTGGGCGCGTAG
- a CDS encoding tetratricopeptide repeat protein, translated as MDSNLATIYLSIFVGLLLIAVVSIFRQVFKTRRLESSMSRLRNKLTKEKGTSQEYYELGSIYSEKKVFSQAISFFQKAIKAAEEEGEENVAYIYNGLGYAYFAQEQFDLAIRQYKEALKNKPDYVTAFNNLGHAYERKKLNAQALEAYEEALKLQPNNTTAKRRSESLRRLVSA; from the coding sequence ATGGATAGCAATCTAGCGACTATTTATCTGTCAATTTTTGTAGGTCTGCTCTTAATTGCAGTTGTCAGCATTTTTCGCCAAGTCTTCAAAACTCGTAGGCTAGAAAGCAGTATGTCACGCTTACGAAACAAGCTGACTAAAGAAAAAGGCACATCTCAAGAATATTACGAGTTAGGCAGTATTTATTCCGAGAAAAAAGTATTTTCCCAGGCGATAAGTTTCTTTCAAAAAGCTATCAAAGCTGCCGAAGAAGAAGGAGAAGAAAATGTAGCCTATATTTACAACGGCTTGGGCTATGCTTACTTTGCCCAAGAACAGTTTGATCTAGCGATTCGTCAGTATAAAGAAGCCCTCAAAAACAAACCCGATTATGTGACAGCATTTAATAATCTTGGTCATGCATACGAGCGGAAAAAATTAAATGCTCAAGCGCTGGAAGCTTACGAAGAAGCACTGAAACTTCAGCCAAATAATACCACAGCTAAACGCCGTTCTGAATCTTTGCGACGCTTAGTATCAGCATAA
- a CDS encoding transporter substrate-binding domain-containing protein, whose translation MDNGCNRWKATCQLHLLISAAIFFLLTFSFVIADTQSASAAEMSEIQRRGSINIAVKDNLRPLGFRDANGNLQGLEIDLAKALAVDLLGKADAVKLQPVANRDRLSAVLDDKVDIAIARVTATSSRARLVSFSVPYYFDGAVFVTKNTSLQRLSDLAKRKIAVLKNSSTIANVRYYLPTAELVGVDSYQEAFALLENNTADAFAADTSVLSGWVQQYPHYRLLPTKLSTEPLSVVMPKGLQYDELRRRVNEAVARYINSGWLQERAAYWGLPS comes from the coding sequence ATGGATAACGGATGTAACAGATGGAAAGCAACTTGTCAGTTACATCTGCTTATATCCGCTGCCATTTTTTTCCTATTGACTTTTTCCTTTGTCATAGCAGATACACAATCAGCATCTGCCGCAGAAATGTCCGAAATTCAGCGGCGGGGTTCTATAAATATTGCAGTTAAAGATAACTTGCGTCCGCTAGGATTTAGAGATGCAAACGGCAATCTGCAAGGCTTGGAAATAGACTTAGCAAAGGCATTGGCAGTAGATTTATTAGGTAAAGCAGATGCTGTGAAATTGCAACCCGTGGCAAATCGCGATCGCCTGAGCGCAGTCTTAGATGATAAAGTTGATATCGCGATCGCTAGGGTAACAGCAACCTCCTCACGCGCTCGCTTGGTAAGTTTTAGTGTTCCTTACTACTTTGATGGCGCTGTCTTTGTTACAAAAAATACCTCATTGCAACGATTAAGTGATTTGGCAAAACGGAAAATTGCCGTCCTCAAAAATTCCAGCACCATCGCCAACGTGCGTTATTATTTACCAACTGCCGAGCTAGTAGGAGTAGATTCTTATCAAGAAGCCTTTGCGCTGCTGGAAAACAACACAGCAGATGCCTTTGCTGCGGATACGAGCGTTCTTAGCGGTTGGGTGCAACAATATCCCCACTATCGGCTACTGCCAACCAAGCTGTCAACAGAACCATTATCTGTGGTCATGCCCAAGGGATTGCAGTACGATGAATTACGGAGGCGGGTAAACGAAGCAGTTGCCCGTTACATTAATTCTGGTTGGCTCCAGGAACGCGCTGCATATTGGGGATTACCTTCATAG
- the rplT gene encoding 50S ribosomal protein L20 — MTRVKRGNVARKRRKKILKLAKGFRGSHSTLFRTANQRVMKALRNAYRDRKKRKRDFRRLWITRINAAARLHGMSYSQLMGNLKKAEIQLNRKMLAQLAVLDPAGFSKVAELASQAKG, encoded by the coding sequence ATGACACGGGTAAAACGCGGAAACGTTGCTCGCAAACGCCGCAAAAAAATTCTCAAACTAGCTAAAGGTTTTCGTGGTTCTCATTCAACTTTGTTTAGAACCGCCAATCAAAGAGTCATGAAGGCGCTGCGGAACGCTTATCGCGATCGCAAAAAACGCAAGCGCGATTTCCGACGCCTCTGGATCACTCGCATCAACGCTGCTGCACGCCTACATGGTATGAGTTACAGCCAGTTGATGGGGAATCTGAAAAAAGCTGAAATCCAACTCAACCGCAAAATGTTGGCGCAATTGGCAGTTCTCGATCCAGCAGGCTTTAGCAAAGTTGCTGAATTGGCAAGCCAAGCTAAAGGATAA
- the rpmI gene encoding 50S ribosomal protein L35 has protein sequence MPKLKTRKAAAKRFRATGSGKIVRRKAFKNHLLQHKSSARKRNLSKMAVVNERDEENVRLMLPYL, from the coding sequence ATGCCTAAACTCAAAACCCGTAAAGCAGCGGCAAAGAGGTTCCGTGCCACAGGTAGCGGTAAAATAGTACGTCGCAAAGCTTTCAAAAACCACCTGCTACAGCACAAATCGTCCGCGAGGAAACGGAATCTGTCGAAAATGGCAGTTGTCAACGAGCGCGATGAAGAAAACGTGCGCCTCATGCTCCCCTATTTGTAG
- a CDS encoding ATP-dependent helicase encodes MPQESQPKKVDPDLPVSSLRETGIARIRNSLRLGQQHMANWHSGSLAVSAVPGAGKSTGMAAAAAIAIAHQYEQSAELRRNTRRQLIVVTFTRSAAANIKAKIRKYLREYLSLPQTGFVVHTLHGLALNIASRYPDLSGLQLENATLITPNQSHRFIRTAVEQWINSHLGSYSRLLEGIQFDGEETERLRRQSVLRTEVLPELATTVIHEAKSSGLSPEDLRKLSKQTTDEYEILSIAAGLYEQYQNLMRSRDFIDYDDMILAALGVLENESARRNEQNQVFAVFEDEAQDSSPLQTRLLTILATDPNYPNQPPNLIRVGDPNQAINSTFTPADPIYFRQFCEQCHAQERLATMDQAGRSTGIIIEAANFVLEWVNSLYGVKSQESPHLSISPPPFRLQKIRPVDPNDPQPDANPEKEGLGVELHTPRDIHHTVELLSQKVVELFSQNPTKISAAILVRENRQGRWLAEALSSVCKEHKILIYDVGERDRHSHVPEEILALLQFCDRPHSPDYLKGALQILVQRRLIETQDLNALSTLPEEFLYPGPLAPSQLEPVQKAAHLCRSLLRARLELPLYQLISFIALTLNYDQAELATADKLAERVNQQIAGNTSMGAMLNVLSEIVSSERFEPVETEDLEARYTRRGQLTIITMHKAKGLDWDYVFIPFLHENLIPGRFWVPPQSQFLGDFTLSEVARAQIRAALHGQSTLPNVIAAWEQAKHLKTAEEYRLLYVAMTRAKRLLWISAAKKAPFTWSKPENLQEQNPSPVFPALKRQFPKCIVTLATNPSEDKKKIGT; translated from the coding sequence GTGCCTCAAGAATCTCAACCAAAAAAAGTAGATCCAGATTTACCTGTGTCTTCACTGCGGGAGACAGGCATAGCACGTATCCGTAATAGCCTCCGTCTCGGACAGCAGCACATGGCTAACTGGCACTCCGGTTCATTAGCTGTTTCAGCGGTTCCCGGTGCTGGCAAATCCACAGGAATGGCAGCAGCAGCAGCAATTGCAATCGCTCATCAATATGAGCAGTCCGCTGAATTACGTCGAAACACTCGTCGTCAACTCATTGTTGTCACCTTTACGCGCTCGGCTGCTGCTAATATTAAAGCTAAAATCCGCAAATACTTACGGGAATATTTGTCCTTACCTCAAACTGGCTTTGTTGTGCATACGCTACATGGTCTTGCATTGAACATAGCCAGCCGCTATCCCGATTTGTCAGGTTTACAGTTAGAAAATGCCACTTTAATTACCCCAAACCAAAGTCACCGCTTCATTCGTACTGCTGTAGAGCAATGGATTAACAGTCATTTAGGCAGTTATTCTCGGTTGTTAGAAGGTATTCAATTTGACGGAGAGGAAACAGAAAGACTGCGGCGTCAGTCGGTATTGCGGACAGAAGTCTTGCCAGAACTGGCAACTACAGTGATTCATGAGGCAAAAAGTTCTGGGCTATCACCGGAAGATTTGCGGAAGTTAAGCAAACAAACCACAGACGAATATGAAATCTTAAGCATCGCGGCTGGATTGTACGAGCAATATCAAAATTTAATGCGATCGCGTGACTTCATTGACTACGACGACATGATTTTAGCTGCCCTGGGTGTCTTAGAGAACGAAAGCGCCCGGAGAAACGAGCAAAATCAAGTTTTTGCCGTTTTTGAAGACGAAGCACAAGATTCTAGCCCATTGCAAACGCGACTATTAACCATTCTCGCCACTGACCCCAATTACCCCAACCAACCGCCAAATCTCATCCGTGTTGGCGACCCCAACCAAGCAATTAACTCCACCTTCACCCCAGCCGACCCAATTTACTTTCGCCAATTCTGTGAACAATGCCACGCCCAAGAACGACTAGCAACAATGGATCAAGCCGGTCGCAGCACCGGAATTATTATCGAAGCTGCCAACTTTGTTTTGGAATGGGTAAATAGCTTATACGGAGTCAAGAGTCAAGAGTCACCCCATCTCTCGATCTCCCCACCCCCCTTTCGTCTCCAAAAAATTCGACCTGTTGACCCAAATGACCCCCAACCTGATGCTAATCCTGAAAAAGAAGGATTAGGAGTGGAACTGCACACACCCCGTGATATTCATCACACAGTCGAGTTATTATCCCAGAAGGTTGTAGAGTTATTTTCCCAAAACCCAACCAAAATCAGCGCAGCTATTTTAGTGCGGGAGAATCGCCAAGGACGGTGGTTGGCAGAGGCGCTTAGTTCAGTGTGTAAAGAGCATAAAATTTTAATTTACGACGTGGGGGAACGCGATCGCCATTCTCATGTACCCGAGGAGATTTTGGCACTCCTGCAATTTTGCGATCGCCCCCATTCCCCGGACTACCTCAAAGGGGCATTACAAATCCTTGTACAACGGCGATTGATTGAAACGCAAGACCTCAACGCCCTTTCGACTTTGCCCGAAGAATTTTTATATCCTGGTCCTCTGGCTCCATCTCAGCTAGAACCAGTGCAAAAAGCGGCTCATTTGTGTCGTAGTTTACTTCGTGCCCGATTAGAACTGCCTCTGTATCAGTTAATTTCGTTTATAGCCCTGACACTAAATTATGACCAAGCAGAACTGGCAACAGCTGACAAACTAGCAGAACGAGTCAACCAGCAAATAGCGGGCAATACTTCAATGGGGGCAATGTTGAATGTCTTGAGTGAAATCGTCAGTTCCGAACGGTTTGAACCCGTGGAAACAGAAGACTTAGAAGCACGATACACCCGTCGCGGTCAACTGACAATTATCACCATGCATAAGGCAAAAGGGCTGGATTGGGACTACGTTTTCATACCTTTCCTGCATGAAAACTTAATTCCCGGCAGATTTTGGGTTCCTCCCCAAAGCCAGTTTTTAGGTGACTTTACGTTATCAGAAGTTGCTCGTGCCCAAATTCGCGCTGCTCTCCACGGTCAATCTACCTTACCCAACGTCATCGCTGCTTGGGAACAGGCAAAACACCTCAAAACAGCCGAAGAGTATCGTTTACTCTACGTTGCCATGACACGGGCAAAACGCCTGTTATGGATATCTGCGGCAAAGAAAGCTCCATTTACTTGGAGTAAACCAGAGAATTTACAAGAACAAAACCCAAGTCCGGTATTTCCAGCACTCAAACGCCAGTTTCCCAAATGCATAGTCACGCTGGCAACAAACCCGAGCGAGGACAAAAAGAAAATCGGCACATAA
- a CDS encoding glycosyltransferase family 39 protein, which yields MANRKLYLHYLGLVGAIALGAILRFWHLDLKPLWMDEVITAIFSFGKSYNNVPLDVLLPLERVPEIFTIQPGVSCSQIAKNLATQSTHPPLFFCWMYSWLELLSPVGSEWIAKLRFPAAFFGVGAIVAIYSLNRIAFFRSAGIIGAAFMAVSPLAVYLSQEARHYTLPMLLITLALLGLVQIVKDIERQQKVRFWVWLQWAIMNSIGLYVHYFCTLAFIAQIATLLVLICWYRANIMNKRQIWLALILSTSVVAISFLPWLPMVVNDYNRAEIDWLQSPKNISPFYQTLISWLLMVISLPVENQPFAIAFLLGLSMLLFGIWVGWQVFQGLKQLLYEQSTHLATFTLLSFSVWVLLEFFAIAYLLGKDITAVPRYHFVYYPAFCALLSASFAQVNKKEKIRKKCIFNVHSSIFILLIVGILSCVFVVSDLVFQKPFEPGKVAQNMNQDPSIPLMMVVGYRDYQDVALGLSFALALEPLRGVGEDKLISSSPSSNVAFFKQSPDFASVLQKLSQLPTPTATHLNLWVVGPGRKRRDYPQQIAVSQQMTCSKDSLQYYRIGVPYQLYHCKN from the coding sequence ATGGCTAATCGTAAACTTTATCTACATTATCTTGGATTGGTTGGGGCGATCGCCCTGGGTGCAATCTTGCGCTTTTGGCATTTAGATCTAAAACCGTTGTGGATGGATGAGGTCATTACTGCCATTTTTAGCTTTGGCAAAAGCTACAATAATGTGCCTTTGGATGTCTTGTTACCCCTTGAACGTGTGCCAGAGATTTTTACTATCCAACCTGGGGTCAGTTGTTCTCAAATTGCCAAAAACCTTGCTACCCAGTCTACCCATCCGCCATTATTTTTTTGCTGGATGTACAGTTGGTTGGAGTTGTTAAGCCCAGTAGGAAGTGAATGGATCGCCAAATTGCGATTCCCAGCAGCGTTTTTTGGTGTAGGTGCAATTGTAGCAATTTACTCTCTTAATCGTATTGCCTTTTTCCGATCAGCGGGGATCATAGGAGCAGCTTTTATGGCTGTTTCCCCTTTAGCCGTTTACCTTTCCCAAGAAGCACGACACTACACATTGCCGATGCTCCTCATCACTTTAGCGTTACTGGGGCTGGTGCAAATTGTGAAAGATATTGAAAGGCAGCAGAAAGTTAGATTTTGGGTTTGGCTGCAATGGGCAATCATGAATAGTATCGGTCTTTATGTTCACTACTTTTGCACTCTTGCCTTCATTGCCCAAATTGCTACGCTACTGGTGCTGATCTGCTGGTATAGGGCAAACATTATGAACAAACGCCAAATTTGGCTAGCACTCATTTTATCTACGAGTGTTGTTGCGATTAGCTTTTTGCCCTGGCTACCAATGGTAGTCAATGACTATAACCGCGCTGAAATCGATTGGCTGCAATCTCCAAAAAATATTTCCCCATTTTATCAAACTCTCATTAGCTGGCTACTGATGGTGATTTCTCTACCTGTAGAAAATCAGCCTTTTGCAATTGCATTTCTCTTGGGTTTGTCTATGCTTTTGTTTGGCATATGGGTGGGTTGGCAAGTTTTTCAAGGGTTAAAGCAGCTATTATATGAACAATCAACGCATCTAGCTACATTTACTCTCTTAAGTTTCTCTGTTTGGGTGTTATTAGAATTCTTTGCCATTGCCTATTTATTAGGCAAAGATATTACTGCTGTTCCCCGTTATCACTTTGTTTATTACCCTGCTTTTTGCGCTCTCCTATCTGCCAGTTTTGCTCAAGTAAACAAAAAAGAAAAAATAAGAAAAAAATGCATATTCAATGTTCATTCTTCAATCTTTATTCTTTTGATTGTTGGTATTCTCAGTTGTGTTTTTGTTGTTTCCGATTTAGTGTTTCAAAAACCCTTTGAGCCTGGGAAAGTCGCGCAAAATATGAACCAAGACCCCTCTATTCCGCTGATGATGGTGGTGGGATACAGAGATTACCAAGATGTAGCGTTAGGGTTAAGTTTCGCTTTAGCGCTGGAACCACTTAGGGGAGTCGGAGAAGACAAATTAATCTCTTCATCCCCTTCATCTAATGTTGCTTTCTTCAAACAATCACCAGACTTTGCCTCTGTCTTGCAAAAACTTTCCCAACTTCCTACACCAACTGCAACTCATCTCAATTTATGGGTTGTTGGTCCGGGAAGAAAACGCCGAGACTATCCACAGCAAATAGCAGTTTCCCAGCAAATGACTTGCTCCAAAGATTCTTTGCAGTACTATCGCATTGGTGTTCCCTATCAGCTATATCACTGTAAGAACTGA
- a CDS encoding DUF5996 family protein: MAQPVHGTLTDTIWPSLPLTEWQDTYATLHMWTQIIGKVRLALAPKLNHWWQSTLYVTPHGLTTSSIPYGTRTFEMSFDFLEHHLQIETSDGSTRRIPLVPRSVADFYQDVMSILSASGIEVRIWTMPQEVAEPIPFEQDYKHTAYDPEYAQRLWRILVQVDRVMTAFRSRFIGKCSPVHFFWGSFDLAVTRFSGSRAPEHPGGVPNMADWVTREAYSHEVSSCGFWPGGGAVVEPVFYSYAYPEPEGFRNYPVQPKEAFYSSQMQEFILPYEVVRQANDPDAVLLAFLQSTYDAAANLGNWERAALECTPVLQI, translated from the coding sequence ATGGCACAGCCTGTTCATGGAACGCTCACTGATACCATCTGGCCCAGCCTGCCCCTTACAGAATGGCAAGATACATATGCAACGCTACATATGTGGACTCAGATCATCGGCAAGGTTCGGCTGGCGCTGGCTCCCAAGCTCAACCACTGGTGGCAGTCTACTCTATATGTAACACCCCATGGTTTAACAACCTCTTCAATCCCTTACGGAACACGTACCTTTGAGATGAGCTTTGACTTTCTTGAACACCACTTACAAATCGAGACTAGTGATGGCAGCACCCGAAGAATACCGCTTGTTCCTCGCTCTGTGGCTGACTTTTACCAGGATGTTATGAGCATACTGAGTGCGAGCGGTATCGAAGTCCGGATTTGGACGATGCCGCAAGAAGTAGCAGAGCCAATTCCCTTTGAGCAGGATTATAAACATACAGCTTACGATCCAGAGTACGCACAGCGGTTATGGCGTATTCTTGTGCAAGTAGATCGGGTGATGACAGCATTCCGCTCACGTTTTATTGGTAAATGCAGCCCTGTGCATTTTTTCTGGGGGAGTTTTGACCTGGCTGTGACTCGCTTCTCTGGGAGTCGTGCTCCAGAGCATCCGGGTGGGGTTCCTAATATGGCAGATTGGGTAACGCGAGAGGCTTACTCGCATGAGGTAAGCAGCTGTGGCTTCTGGCCTGGTGGCGGGGCAGTCGTTGAACCTGTTTTTTACTCCTACGCCTACCCAGAACCGGAGGGGTTCCGAAATTACCCCGTGCAGCCAAAAGAGGCGTTCTACAGTTCTCAGATGCAAGAGTTCATCCTGCCATATGAGGTAGTGCGGCAGGCTAATGATCCGGATGCAGTACTCCTTGCCTTCTTGCAAAGCACCTACGATGCAGCTGCAAATTTAGGAAATTGGGAACGAGCAGCGTTGGAATGCACTCCAGTCTTACAAATCTAG
- a CDS encoding 2Fe-2S iron-sulfur cluster-binding protein: MQHHKEGAGKTSRRSFLGQALTAAGTAIAAPSLVNQATAAKDTVQGSEGEMAVALTVNGEQRSLNLEPRVTLLDALRDRLGLVGSKKGCDHGQCGACTVLVDGQRVYSCLALAVMQEGKAIVTIEGLAKGDTLHPMQTAFIDNDGFQCGYCTPGQICASVALLDEVKRGCTSAVTPDLARPPQLAELSEAEIKERLSGNLCRCSAYNGIVAAVQQVAGQKPPSPVADVMVTEPKEIPA, encoded by the coding sequence ATGCAACACCATAAAGAAGGGGCGGGGAAAACATCCCGACGCAGTTTTTTGGGACAGGCACTGACCGCAGCCGGAACGGCTATAGCCGCTCCTTCGTTGGTCAATCAGGCAACCGCAGCAAAGGACACGGTTCAAGGTTCCGAAGGTGAGATGGCTGTGGCACTTACCGTTAATGGAGAACAGCGAAGCCTCAACCTTGAGCCGCGTGTGACACTCCTAGATGCCCTGCGCGATCGCCTGGGACTAGTGGGCAGCAAAAAAGGGTGCGATCACGGGCAGTGTGGAGCCTGTACTGTTCTTGTCGATGGTCAGCGAGTTTATTCCTGCCTTGCTCTGGCAGTGATGCAGGAGGGCAAGGCAATTGTCACTATTGAAGGGCTGGCGAAGGGTGATACTCTCCATCCTATGCAGACGGCGTTCATTGATAACGATGGCTTTCAGTGTGGCTATTGCACACCAGGACAGATTTGCGCCTCTGTTGCTCTACTTGATGAAGTCAAACGGGGCTGTACCAGCGCTGTCACGCCGGATTTGGCTCGTCCGCCACAGCTAGCTGAACTCTCCGAGGCTGAAATTAAGGAGCGGCTGAGTGGCAATCTCTGTCGATGCAGCGCTTACAACGGCATTGTGGCAGCAGTGCAGCAGGTAGCTGGACAAAAACCACCTTCTCCTGTCGCAGATGTGATGGTCACTGAACCCAAGGAGATACCCGCATGA
- a CDS encoding FAD binding domain-containing protein, with amino-acid sequence MNNFTYIRTTSVKDAVQRATTDQNAIFIAGGTNLVDRLKVFLDEPSQLIDISRLQMQRIERTTKGGLRIGALVTNTALADHPDVRRDYPLLGRAILSGASQQIRNMATVGGNLLQRTRCPYYYDTAFPCNKREPGTGCPAVTGINRMHAILGASDQCLAVHPSDMCVPLAALDAVVEVEGPKGKRQIPFTDFHRLPGNTPQRDANLEQGELITAVILPPVAFAKSGVYLKLRDRASYAFALISVAAAIDLAGERIKDVRLAMGGVAHKPWRPTQAEKFLIGKTANTETFQQAAEIALREAKPLSHNGFKVDLAKRAIRRALTVSAKGGGVV; translated from the coding sequence ATGAACAACTTTACTTACATCCGCACTACCTCGGTAAAAGATGCAGTTCAACGGGCAACGACTGACCAAAATGCGATATTTATTGCAGGCGGTACAAACTTGGTTGACCGCCTCAAAGTCTTCCTGGATGAACCATCGCAACTGATTGACATTTCCCGGCTTCAGATGCAGCGCATTGAACGGACAACTAAGGGCGGTCTTCGCATTGGAGCGCTGGTGACAAACACAGCGTTAGCTGACCATCCCGATGTCCGCCGCGACTACCCGCTGCTTGGGCGCGCGATTCTATCCGGCGCGTCTCAGCAAATTCGCAACATGGCGACCGTAGGCGGAAACCTACTACAGCGCACCCGCTGTCCTTACTACTACGATACCGCCTTCCCCTGCAACAAACGAGAGCCTGGAACCGGCTGTCCAGCAGTAACGGGCATCAATCGTATGCACGCCATCCTTGGTGCCAGCGACCAGTGTTTGGCAGTTCACCCGTCGGATATGTGCGTGCCCCTTGCGGCTTTAGATGCTGTGGTTGAGGTGGAAGGACCTAAAGGCAAGCGGCAGATACCTTTTACAGATTTCCACCGTCTACCGGGAAACACACCTCAACGAGACGCGAACCTGGAGCAGGGTGAACTGATTACCGCTGTTATCCTGCCCCCGGTGGCGTTTGCTAAGTCGGGGGTTTACCTGAAGTTACGCGATCGCGCCTCCTATGCCTTTGCGTTAATTTCTGTAGCAGCTGCCATTGACTTGGCTGGTGAGCGCATCAAAGATGTTCGCTTGGCAATGGGCGGCGTAGCCCATAAACCCTGGCGACCAACCCAAGCAGAGAAGTTTTTGATTGGCAAGACTGCTAACACCGAAACATTTCAACAGGCAGCAGAAATTGCACTTCGGGAAGCTAAACCCTTAAGTCACAACGGTTTCAAAGTTGATTTGGCAAAGCGGGCAATTCGCCGTGCGCTCACGGTTTCAGCCAAAGGAGGAGGTGTCGTATGA